From the Mycobacterium noviomagense genome, the window CCTTGCGGAAGTACGTGTTCGACACCCCCTATGTGGAAGCAAGCGACTGGCGCGAGACATTGCGGAACCACGCTCGCTCGATGCGGAAGACGTTCATCGGCAACCCGATATTGTGCGACCTGATTTTGATCCGGTCCGCGCTCAGCCCCAGGGCAGCCCGCCTGGGGGTTCAAGAGATCGAGAAGGCTATCGCCGGTCTGGTTGAGGCGGGCTTGTCGCCCGAAGAGGCCTTCGACACCTACTCCGCGGTGTCGGTGCATGTGCGCGGATCAGTGGTTCTGCATCGGTTGCACCAAAAGAACCGGGAGAGCGAGAACGGGGCACGCACCATCGAGGATGCCATGGTCATGGATCCCGAAACCACACCGCTGCTCGCTCAGATGACTGCGAAAGGCCACCACATCGGCGCCGCCGACGAGAACAACTTCGAATACGGCCTTGAGTGCATCCTCGACCACGCGGCCAGGACAATCGAGCAGGGCGCGAAGTCGTCAGCCCGTTCACGGAAGACGACGAAATCGGTTGACCGGCAGCGCAAGCCCGCGACTCCGCGAGGGCGGACCAGAGCGTCGCGGTAACAACGTGCCACAACCGCTCACGGCGCTTCGGGTTCTGGCACGTGGAAGTGTTCGTCGCGCAGGCGGAACGCCTCCTTCGTACCGTGTTGTGCTCGTGTCTTCACAAAGTTGAATTCTCCGGGCGCGAATTGCAGATTCGTCCCGAACGCGTGGAACAGGTAGCTTGCCACTTCCTCTGCCTGGTAGGCCTGGGTCTGTTCGACCAGTCGGAACGCCTCCTTGGCGATCACGACGCCGTCGGCCGGCATTTTCGCCGCCTTCTCCGCCCAGTACCATGCGCGCGCCGACACCATGCCGGGATCACATGTGTCGGTGAAGATTCCCAGATGCTCGACCGTGCCGGCGTCGATGATGTCGCCGGTCAACAGCAGGCGCCGCGCCAGAACCGGTCCCAGTCGGTGGAAAAACATGTGCAAGCTGCCCAGCGCGGGACCGAGGAAACGCGTTGCGGGCATGCCGATCTTGGTGTCGCGGGCGATTACGGAAATGTCGGTCATCAGCGCCAGCTCGAACCCGCCGCCTAAGGCATAACCATTGATCTCGCCCACGGTGACTTTCGGGAAACCCATGAAGTTGTGGTAGAAACCGAACGACTTGCGATCTACGGTGAGCCGACGTCGTTGGCTGGACCGGCTTTTGGTGGACTTGTCGCCGCCGTCCGAGCCGTACCAGCCGTAGGCGTTGTTCATGTCGGCGCCGGTGCTGAAAACTCCGCCCGCTCCGCGCAGCAGCACTACGGTGATGTCGTCGTCTTCGGCCACGCGATCCAGGTAGCGCGCGATGGCGTCACGCATTGAAGCGTCGTAAGAGTTGCGGTGCTTCAGGTTGTTCAATGTGATTGTGGCGATTCGTTTGTCGGTGTCGACGTCGAAAAGCACGCGATCGTCCGATGCTGTCATGTATCGGACTCCTTCCTGCTCAGTGGTCGCCCGTTGTGATGCAGGCCGAAGTCCACGGCTGCGTTCGACATCAGCTTGGCCTCGATGGTCTTGTCGGCGCCGAACGCGAGCGTATTGTGACGCGCCGCGGCAAGGTGATCCTGCGCTACCTTCACTGCTCGTGCGGTGTTGCCGTCACAGATAGCGTCGAGCAGTCGCTGATGATCACGCAGTGCGGCTTGCCTGGTCTTGCGGCCCATCGGTGCCGGATCACCCTCACCGTTCCACACGGACGACTCATGGGCCGACCAGATCAGCTCCAGCGAACCGATCAGCAGGATCATTGGTTCGTTGCCGCACCTCGACACCAGCGTTTCGTGGAAGCGCCGGGCATTGGGCACGTACTGTGACACATCGTCGAATTGCTTTAACTGACCGTCGATTTCAGCCTGCAGGTACGGCACCACTTCCGTCATCCGGTCTTCGCGTGCGGCGCACATCCCCGCGCAAATGGGCTCTAAGCGCATCAGGGCCTCGCTGACGTCGGCCGGCGTCGCCGCGCGCGCCTGCAGCACCATGCTGATCATTTGGGCGGTGCGTTCGGCGGTTGGCAGGTGGACGACCGCTCCGCCCACGTTTCCGCGACGAACCGAAATCAGCCCGTCCGTCTCGAGAATGTGGATCGCCTCTCGCACCGCGGGAGGACTTACGCCGAATTCTGCGAACAGGGTTTCCTGCGACGGCAGGATGTCACCTTCCTTGAGCCGACCGGACAAGATTTCGTCCCGCAGCCGCGACGCCACGATTTCGGCCACCCGCGGCTGACGAATGCGCTGACCGACCACGTCAGCTCTTCTCGGGTCGCCGCTTGCCGAATCGGGATCCGGCCAGCTTGTCGGGGGACATCGCCAACGTGTTGCTCTTCCCGATGGACAGCAGTTCGCCGTCGTGCAGTAGCCGCGCCGTCGATTCGATCCCCCCGTCGACCTCGGTGCGCGCGATGTCGAACTGCAACTCAGTGAGGATCGGGGTCGGCCTGCGAAATGTCAGCTGCAGTGAACGGGTCTTGCCCGACAGCATTGCGGCACAGTTGTGTTGTTGGATGACACAGTCGAAGAAGACTCCCAGAAACCCGCCGTGGACCAGCCCCGGCGGCCCCTCGTAGACCAGCGGAAAGGTCACCCGCCCGCGTGCCCTCTCGGCGTCGAGGTGATCGAAAAGGTATTCCGGAAAGCACGGATTGAAGGCGCCGATGTCGGCCGCGTGATCCAGATAAACCCGGCGCACGCCATTGTCATCGGGACCGATACGCGGTGCGTTGTCCGGTGGAGCCGCCGCGGCGAGTTCGCGTTCCCATTCGGCGAATTTGGTGAGCATGACGTCGACGGTGGGGTGGGGATGTTCCAACGAGAGCAGCAGTGAGCTGATGCGCCGGATGGCGCGGGCAGCGGCGACCGTCTGGGCCAGCGGCTGTTCGCCGAATCGCGCGGCTCCCGAATCCGGTCCCCCGTCAGTGCTCGTCGCGGGTATCTCCTCGGGCATGGTCCTCTTTCGTGGCCGGCTGTTCCCTCATCGGCCTTTCCTTGCTAACTTATACAGCGTAGCAATCGTAGCCGCTACTGTATGGGTAACGGTAGAGGCGGAGAAGGGCGGAATCAACGGTGAGCCAAAACCTGGACTCCGCCGCGACTGAGGGTTCGGTGACAGCACGCCGGGACGGCGAAGTCCTACGGCTCACGCTCAACCGGCCCGACCAGCGTAATGCGTTGAGCCATGCCATGATCGAGTCGTTCATCGACGCGTTGACCGATGCTGTGGTAGACGACTCGCTTCGCGCCGTCCACATCGCCGGTGCGGGAAGCGATTTTTGCGCGGGTGCTGACTGGGTGGCCGCCAACAGCGGTACTGGGGAGCGTCCACGCGCCGGGGCGCTGGTGCGTCGAACTCCGTACCTGGCGCATCGCCTGATCGAATTGGTCCACACGATCCAGCTGCCGGTGGTGTGCAGCGTGCAGGGCTGGGCGGTCGGACTGGGGTGCAATCTGGCACTCGCCGCAGATTTCACCGTGGCCAGTGCCGACGCCACGTTCTGGGAACCGTTTGTAACGCGTGGTTTCACTCCCGACTCGGGCGCCAGCTGGCTGCTTCCGCGACTAATCGGCTTGACACGGGCCAAGGAAATGCTGCTGCTAGGAGAGAAAGTGAGCAGCACCGAAGCCGCGGAGTGGGGGTTGATCCACCGCGCCGTGGACCGCCGCGAACTCGACTCCGCCAGCGAGCACTTGCTGACCCGACTAGCCGGCGGTCCTACGGTGGCGATCGGCCTGGCCAAGCAGGCCATCCACTACGCCGCCCAGGCGACGTTGACGGAGGCCATGACACAGGAACTGTTCAGTTTGGAACTATCTTGCCGGACAGTTGATTTCAAGGAAGGACTGGCGGCATTCCAGGAAAGACGTACGCCGAAGTTTCGTGGCCGGTGACCTGTGCCAGCCGATGAAGGGAAGCACTCCATGTCGTTCGACACGATCAAATACGACGTCGACGGGCACACTGCCACGATCACGCTGAACCGCTCGGATGCCCTCAACGCGCTCAGCCCGCACATGATTGCGGAGTTGCGGGCCGCCTACGACGAGGCCGAAAACGACGAGCGCGTATGGCTGCTTATCGTCACCGGCACCGGTCGCGCGTTTTGCACCGGTGCCGACGTCAAGGCGATCCCAGCCGACGGCAAGGTGATTTACGAACGCCCGTTTCTGTCCACGTACGAGCAGTGGGAGGCGCCGCAGGAAGGAACCCCGCCGTTTCGGCGGATGGCCAAACCGGTGTTGGCGGCCATCAACGGTTTGTGTTGTGGTGCGGGCTTGGACTGGGTCACCACCGGAGACATCGTCATCGCTTCGGAGAAGGCGACGTTTTTCGATCCGCATGTCAGCATCGGACTGGTGGCCGGGCGTGAGGTGGTGCGCTTAGCCCGGGTGCTGCCCCGCTCGATCGCATTGCGGATGGCGTTGATGGGCAAGCATGAACGGATGAGTGTGCAGCGGGCCTACGAGCTGGGCCTGATCAGCGAAATCGTCCAGCACGACCGGCTTCTCGAACGAGCTCACGAGATCGCCGACATCGTCAACTCCAATGCGCCGCTAGCTGTGCGCGGCACCCGGCTGGCTATTCTCAAGGGCCTGGACCTGCCATTGCACGAAGCCGAGATGCTCGCCGAAGCGTTTCGGGAACGCAACTTGCACACCGAGGATTCCCTCGAAGGCCCCAAGGCTTTCATGGAAAAGCGGGCACCGAATTGGCAATGCCGATGAGCTTCCACACCATTGTGCTCGAGGTGAACGCCGACGACCGTGTCGCGACGATCACGTTGAACCGCCCGGAGCAACTCAATGCGTTCAACCGCACCATGTGCGAGGAGATGCGCGAGGCCTGGCACGCCGTCAAGCTCGACGAGTCCGTCAACGCTGTCGTTTTGCGCGCAGCGGGTACTCGGGCGTTCAGCGCCGGCCTCGACATCACGACGCCGTACGGCCAGCCGGAAAATGTTTGGAATCATGAAGATCCGGGTGAGGCGCTGAGCCCTAAGTGGCAGAAGATGTGGAAACCGGTGGTGTGCGCGGTTCAAGGAATGTGCACTGCCGGCGCATTCTACTTTCTCAACGAGTCCGACATCGTCATCTGCTCGAGCGACGCAACGTTTTTCGACTCACATGTCTCGGCGGGCCTGGTGTGCGCGTTGGAGCCGATCGGGCTGATGCGCCGCATTGGGCTGGGTGAGACGCTGCGGATAGCGCTGATGGGCAACGACGAACGCGTCGGCGCGGACACTGCGCTGAGAATCGGGTTGGTGTCGGAAGTGTTACCGGCCGAACGGCTGTGGGAGCGAGCGTATGAGATCGCTGCAACCATCGCCAGAAAGCCGCCGTCGGCAGCCCAGGGCACGGTAAGGGCGATTTGGGAGTCACTGGACAAGCCCTATAGGGCGGCGATGGAGCAAGGCTTGATCTACACACGGCTGGGGAATCCCATCGGGACAGCTGAGCTGGCTGCCAAAGCTGGGGGCGCCAGGGTCCCGCCGAAGGTCCGCTGATGCCACATCCGCTCAGCCGTCGCATCACCGATGTGCTGAATCTGCAGCCCGACGCCCACGCCATCGAATACGGCGGCCACTGGTTTTCGTGGGGGCACGTGGGCGACATGGCTTCCAAGATCGGTCCATTGGTTGCGACGCATGCCGGTACCCCCCGAGTCGGAATACTCCTGCGCAACCGGCCCGCGCACGTTGCCGCCTTCTTGGGTGTGTTGCAAAGCGGCGGGTGCGTCGTCGTGCTCAACCCCTCCCGCGGCGACGATCGCACCCGAGCCGACATCGGCTCGCTGCAGCTGCCTATGGTGATCGGTGAGCCCGACGATGTGGCGACGCTGGTGCCAGCGGGCACAACGACCGTCTCGATTTCGGGACTCGACAGCGAGCCGGAGATGAGAGCCGTTGACTCCCGGGCTGATGCCAGTCGGGCCGGTGTCGCGGTATGGATGTTGACCAGCGGAACCACCGGCCCACCGAAACGCGTCGAGCTCACCTACGACATGCTGGCATGCAGCGTGATGGGCCGCGAACCTGAGCGGTCACCGGCACCCACAGAAATCCGGCGCGGCGTCGCGATCGTCAACTCTCCGCTGGTTCATATCGGCGGCGTGTTCCGGGTGCTGCAGTGTGTCGTCGACGCGCGACCGTTTGTGCTGCTGGAGCGATTCGAGCTTGCCGCCTGGGCGGATGCGGTGCGCAAGTATCGCCCCCGCACTGTGTCGTTGGTGCCGGCCGCACTGCGCATGGTCTTGCACTCCGACTTGCGCCGCAAGGACCTGGAGAGCATCCGCACTGTGACGTCGGGCACCGCGCCGCTGTCTGCTGAGGATGCCGACGCCTTCACCGAGAAATACGGCATTCCTGTGCTGACTTCCTATGCCGCAACCGAATTCGGTGGTGGTGTGGCGGGCTGGACCCTGGGCGACTACCAGAAGTACTGGAGCGCCAAGCGGGGCAGCGTGGGCCGCGCGAGCCTCGGAGCCCAGCTGCGGGTGGTCGACGATGACGGCACTGTGCTGCCCCCGAACCAAGTTGGCCTACTCGAGGTCAAGCCCGGACAACTCGGCTCGTCTGCGGAGTGGATGCGCACCACCGACATGGCTCGCATCGACGAAGACGGGTTCCTGTGGATCCTCGGGCGCGCAGATCAGGCGATCATCCGCGGCGGCTTCAAGGTGATGCCCGACGATGTGCGCACGGCACTGGAGCGCCACCCGGCGGTAGCCGGCGCCGCGGTGGTCGGTCGCCGTGACGAGCTGCTCGGCGAGACGCCCGTCGCGATGGTCGAACTGCGAGAAGCCGAATCCGTCGATGCTGCCGAGTTGATCGACTATTTGCGAAACCTATTGGCACGCTATGAAGTTCCTACCGACATCGCGCTCGTCGACGCGATTCCGCGGACGCCTTCCGGTAAGCCCGACTTGAGCGCGGTTCGGCGGTTCTTCGATGAAAGCATTCCGGCCGCCTGCAGCGAACATGCCCAGTGAGTCGCTGACGCTCCCGCAGCTGCTGCGACAGCAAGCCCGCACACGAGCGGACCGCCCGCTGCTGGTCTGTGATAGCGAGCGTATTAGTTACGGTGAAGCAGACCACCGGTCGGCGCAACTTGCCCGCGGGCTGATCGCCCTGGGCGCCGGCAAGGGCACCCATGTCGGCCTGCTCTACCCCAACGGGCCGGCCTTCGTCGTCGGCATGCTCGCAGCGGCGCGCATCGGTGCGGTCGTGGTCCCGTTCACCACGTTCGCCACCACGCGCGAGCTGCGTGAGCAACTTGCCGACAGCGACGTCGAGATTCTGCTGGCCGCGTCGTCATACCGCGGCCACGACTACGTGCGCCGGCTCGGCGAGGTGCTGTCCGATTGCGACCTCCAAAGCGCGGAGCAGTTCTATAGCAGGTCCGCACCTCAATTGCGCCAGCTAGCAATCAGCTACGGTCCGGGCGTCGGCCCGCGTGTCTCCGACATACAGCGGCTCGACCGACTCGCCGACACGGTCGGCGAAGCACTCCTGGCCGCCATGGAACACGACGTCGACGGTTCTGATCCGATGACCGTCATTTACACATCGGGCACCACCAGCACCCCAAAGGGAGTGGTACACACGCACGCCGCATTGCTGGGCCACCAGCGAAACCTCAACGAGATCCGCGGACTACGGGCCGAGGACAAGCTGTTCTGCAATTCGCCGTTTTTCTGGATCGGCGGATTCGGGTTCGCCTTACTCGCCTCCGTGGTCGCCGGCTCGACGCTGCTGTGCTCCAACGCCGTGGATCCGGGCGAGACGCTCGACTTGCTGGAAGCCGAAAAACCCACCATCGCCAACGGATTCACGGCCGGGATCGCGCACTTGGCGCGTCACCCGACTTTCGGTACACGCGATCTGTCATCGATACGGCGGGGTAACCTGTATCCGATCATGGCCGCTGACGTCCGGCCGGCCGATCCGGAGTTGCGGCACAACATGCTCGGATTGACCGAGGCCGGCAGCGTCGTGCTGATCAGTGCCGACGAATCCGACCAGCCCGAGCGCCGCCGGGGTTCGTTCGGGAAGCCGGCACCCGGATTTGACACCAAGATCGTGGACCCAGAGACGGGGGTTATGGTCGAGGTCGGCGAAGTCGGGGAGCTATGCATTCGGGGCCTGTACGTGATGCAGCGCTACTACAAGCACAGTCGCGAAGAGTGTTTCGATCGCGATGGCTGGTTCCACACCGGTGATCTGGTGCGCACCGACCGCGACGGATTCTTCTATTTCGTCGGACGCCGCGATTCGATGATCAAGACCGCGGGCGCCAACGTCTCCCCTGCCGAGGTGGAAAAGGCAATCGCCCGGGTAACCGCTGGAGCCGTGGCGCATGTGATCGGCCTGCCCGATGCCGAACGCGGGCAAGTGGTGGCAGCCGTCATCGCCTTGGAGGAGGAAGGTGCTGCGTTCGACGAAGAGGCGATCCGCGAGAAGTTGAAGACGGAACTGTCGGCCTACAAGATTCCGCGGCGGTTCGCCGCCATCTCGGCTGCCGATATTGCGCTGCTATCCAGCGGCAAAGTCGACTTGCGGCGGCTGAAGCAGGTTTTCGATGCCCGATACCACGATTGACCAAGTGGTGCGGTCGCGCGCGGCGCAGTACGGCGCCAAGCCGATGGCCGTCGACCAGTCCGGTCGGCTCACGTATAGCGACCTTGAAGCCAGCACAAGAGTTTTGGCTGCCATATTCGTCGAGGCCGGCGTCGGAAAGGGAACCCGGGTCGGGCTGATCATGCCCAACGGCGTTCGCTGGGTGCAAACTGCGGTGGCGCTCACCCGCATCGGCGCGGTGTTGGTTCCGCTGAGTACGCTGCTCCAGCCCCGCGAATTGCTCGCCCAGTTGCGGGTTGCGTCGGTGCAGTTTTTGGTAACGGTCGAGAAATTCCGCGGCCATCGCTATCTCGATGACTTTCGGTCGGCCTTGGGATCGGCACAGCTGGGGACCGACGAACTGCTGCAGCATCCCGATGTTCCTGCGCTGCGCTTTATTTGGACAGCCGACCGGCTGGCGGGAGCAGCTGCCAGCGAAGTGGCTACCAGCATAATCGATCCATTAACCCAAACTGTCACGGCCAGCGACCCTTTCGCCATCGTCTTCACGTCCGGCAGCAGTGGACCGCCAAAGGGCGTCCTGCACTCGCACTGCAGCGCGCTGGGTGCGGTGCAGTCAGGTCTGCGTAGCCGCTGCATCGATTCGGAAACCCGCCTGTATCTGCCCATGCCGTTTTTTTGGGTGGGGGGCTTCGGCGGCGGGGTCCTCTCGGCGCTGCTGGCCGGTGCCACGTTGGTGACCGAGGAAATCCCTCGAGCGCAGACCACTTTGCGGTTGTTGGAGCGGGAGCGGGTCACACTGTTTCGCGGCTGGCCCGACCAGGCCGAGGCGTTAGCTCGGCACCACAGCGCGGTCGAGATCGATCTGTCCGCGCTGCGGGCGGGCAGCCTCGACGCGCTACTTCCGGCGGAACAACGCCCTGCGCCGGGAGCACGAGCCAACTTGTTCGGCATGACCGAGTCTTTCGGGCCCTACTGCGGCTACCCTGCCGACACCGACATGCCGCGACCTGCCTGGGGTAGCTGCGGCAAGCCGTTCCCGGGCATGGAGGTACGCATCACGGATCCCGATACTGGCTGTTCGGTTGCTGCGGGAACTGTTGGAATGATTCAGATTCGGGGGCCTCATACTCTGCGCGGGATATGCCGGCGCAGCCGCGAGGAAGTCTTCACCGCGGATGGTTTCTACTCCACCGGCGACCTCGGACACCTCGACCCGGACGGCTTCCTCTTCTATCACGGCAGATCCGACGACATGTTCAAAGTCAGCGGCGCCACCGTCTACCCCAGCGAAGTCGAACAGGCGCTGAAGACGATCGAGGGCGTCGGCAACGCGTTCGTCACCAACGTTGCTGGGGCACAGGGCGATCAGGTGGGTGCTGTGGTCGTGTGCAACACCGCGACCACAACCGTCGAGCAGCTGCGGGAAGCTGCCCGCCGACTGCTCAGCTCCTTCAAGGTGCCAACGCTATGGCTCCTGATGGCCTCCGACGATGATGTCCCGCGCGGGCCGACTGGAAAGGTCGACGTTCGCCGGCTGCGCGAGATGTTGGCCGGCGTCCAAAGGTGACAACAGAGCCCACGGTCAACTTGGGAAGCGCACCCGCCGAAGCGAGTTCGGACGGTCGGCTTCGTCGACCACTCCGTGCTCGATAAGGTGCTCGATCAACGGAACTGCTCCTGCCGCAAGGTGTTCAGACATCGCTTTACGGGCAAGTTTGTCGTCGCGTTTCTCTAGCGCGGCCAGCACCCGGCGATGGTCTTTGATCGACTGGTCCGGCCAGCCGGTGATCGTCGGAAACACCGATTCCGTGGCATAGCGGGTGATCTGGGACATCAACTGGGCAAGCTTGGGTGAATCCGCGGCAACATTGATGGCCCGGTGGAATTCGTGATTGAGACGGACCGCTCGTTCGTTGTCGTTGCTGGCATAAGCAGCTTCCAGCTGCGCTTGGATTTGCTTGAGCTCGCGCAGCCCGTCGTCTTTGATATTGATAGCGGCCCGTGCGGCCAGTTCTCCGCCGACGTGCGCCTGGACGTTCGCCACATCGGTGAGATCTCGACTAGTCACCGGCAATACCACGAACCCGCGGCGCGGCTTCTGAGCCAGCAGACCTTCCGCGCGCAGCTGAAACAAGGCCTCGCGCACGGGCGTCACACTGATTCCCAACTCTGCAGCCAGCTGGTCAAGGCGAACATACTCGCCGGCGGCATAGGTGCCGTCGAAAATCCTGTTACGCACGAAGCGTGCGACGTCTTCCGACAGTTGTGGACGCGCGGCGAAATCCGGAGCGGTCACGGGTCAGATCCGATATTCGGCAAGCAGTCGCTTGCTGATGATGAACTTTTGTATCTCGCTGGTTCCCTCGCCGATGAGCAGGAACGGCGCGTCGCGCATCAGCCGCTCGATCTCATACTCCTTGGAATAGCCGTAGCCGCCGTGGATCCGGAAGCTCTGCTGGGTGATCTCGCTGCACAGTTCGCTGGCCAGGTATTTGGCCATACCGGCAGCGAGGTCGTTGCGCTCGCCGGAGTCTTTCAAGCGGGCAGCATTGACCATCATCAAATGCGCGGCTTCCACTTTGGTTGCCATTTCGGCCAATTGGAAAGCAATGGCCTGGTGTTCGGCGATCGGTTTGCCGAAGGTCTGGCGTTGTTGTGCGTATCGCACCGCGAGTTCGAAGGCCCGGATACCCACACCACAAGCCCGGGCCGCGACATTGACCCGGCCGACTTCGATGCCGTCCATCATCTGGTAGAAGCCTTGTCCGGGTGTACCGCCGAGAACGTCATCGGCGCTTGCCGCATACCCGTCGAAGATCAGTTCAGTCGTGTCGATGCCCTTGTAGCCAAGTTTGTCGATCTTGCCGGGGATCACCAAACCTGGTGCCACTTCGCCGAACCCGGTGGGCTTTTCGATGAGGAAGGCCGTCAGATTGCGGTGCGGCGTCTCGGCTCCCTCATCGGTGCGCACCAACGCGGCAACCAGTGACGAGCTGGCACCGTTGGTCAACCACATCTTCTGCCCGTCGATGGTGTAGGTGCCGTCGGCATTGCGTGCGGCCCGGGTCCGTATCGCCGCGACGTCGGAGCCCAGCTCCGGCTCGGACATCGAAAAAGCCCCGCGCACTTCGCCAGTGGCCATACGAGGCAGTAAGTGCTGTTTCTGCGCGTCCGTTCCGTGCTGGCGCAACATGTACGCGACGATGAAATGGGTGTTGACCACCCCCGAAATGCTCATCCAGCCGCGTGCGAGTTCCTCGACACACAGTGCGTAGGTCAGTAAGGACTCGCCCAGTCCCCCATACTCGGTGGGAATCATCAGCCCGAACAGGCCCATGTCGCGCATCTGGTCGACGATGGCCTGCGGGTAGGTGTCATTGTGTTCGAGTTCCTGCGCGCTCGGAATGACTTCCTTGTCGACGAATTGCCGCACAGTGGCAAGGATTTCGGTCTGGAACTCGGTCAGTTCGAGCGTCTGCGCAAGTCTGGTCATGCTGTTGCTTTCTCCTCTACCCGGCTCAGCAAGCGA encodes:
- a CDS encoding class I adenylate-forming enzyme family protein gives rise to the protein MPDTTIDQVVRSRAAQYGAKPMAVDQSGRLTYSDLEASTRVLAAIFVEAGVGKGTRVGLIMPNGVRWVQTAVALTRIGAVLVPLSTLLQPRELLAQLRVASVQFLVTVEKFRGHRYLDDFRSALGSAQLGTDELLQHPDVPALRFIWTADRLAGAAASEVATSIIDPLTQTVTASDPFAIVFTSGSSGPPKGVLHSHCSALGAVQSGLRSRCIDSETRLYLPMPFFWVGGFGGGVLSALLAGATLVTEEIPRAQTTLRLLERERVTLFRGWPDQAEALARHHSAVEIDLSALRAGSLDALLPAEQRPAPGARANLFGMTESFGPYCGYPADTDMPRPAWGSCGKPFPGMEVRITDPDTGCSVAAGTVGMIQIRGPHTLRGICRRSREEVFTADGFYSTGDLGHLDPDGFLFYHGRSDDMFKVSGATVYPSEVEQALKTIEGVGNAFVTNVAGAQGDQVGAVVVCNTATTTVEQLREAARRLLSSFKVPTLWLLMASDDDVPRGPTGKVDVRRLREMLAGVQR
- a CDS encoding GntR family transcriptional regulator, with the protein product MTAPDFAARPQLSEDVARFVRNRIFDGTYAAGEYVRLDQLAAELGISVTPVREALFQLRAEGLLAQKPRRGFVVLPVTSRDLTDVANVQAHVGGELAARAAINIKDDGLRELKQIQAQLEAAYASNDNERAVRLNHEFHRAINVAADSPKLAQLMSQITRYATESVFPTITGWPDQSIKDHRRVLAALEKRDDKLARKAMSEHLAAGAVPLIEHLIEHGVVDEADRPNSLRRVRFPS
- a CDS encoding acyl-CoA dehydrogenase family protein produces the protein MTRLAQTLELTEFQTEILATVRQFVDKEVIPSAQELEHNDTYPQAIVDQMRDMGLFGLMIPTEYGGLGESLLTYALCVEELARGWMSISGVVNTHFIVAYMLRQHGTDAQKQHLLPRMATGEVRGAFSMSEPELGSDVAAIRTRAARNADGTYTIDGQKMWLTNGASSSLVAALVRTDEGAETPHRNLTAFLIEKPTGFGEVAPGLVIPGKIDKLGYKGIDTTELIFDGYAASADDVLGGTPGQGFYQMMDGIEVGRVNVAARACGVGIRAFELAVRYAQQRQTFGKPIAEHQAIAFQLAEMATKVEAAHLMMVNAARLKDSGERNDLAAGMAKYLASELCSEITQQSFRIHGGYGYSKEYEIERLMRDAPFLLIGEGTSEIQKFIISKRLLAEYRI